From one Budorcas taxicolor isolate Tak-1 chromosome 21, Takin1.1, whole genome shotgun sequence genomic stretch:
- the NMB gene encoding neuromedin-B isoform X1: protein MTLRAGGARLLGGLLLFALLAAGAAPLGWDLPEPRSRASKIRVHPRGNLWATGHFMGKKSLEPPSPSLLGTAPHTSLRDQTPQLSHHLLRVLLQKQALGMSLSVPAPHTQEAAGANAAEVMLLIRKTRRHG from the exons ATGACCCTGCGGGCGGGGGGTGCTCGGCTGCTCGGCGGCCTCCTGCTCTTTGCTCTGCTCGCGGCCGGCGCCGCCCCGCTCGGCTGGGATCTCCCGGAGCCCCGCAGCCGGGCCAGCAAGATCCGAGTGCACCCGCGGGGCAACCTCTGGGCCACCG GTCACTTCATGGGCAAGAAGAGCTTGGAGCCCCCCAGCCCATCCCTACTGGGGACAGCTCCCCACACCTCCCTGAGGGACCAGACACCACAGCTGAGTCATCATCTGCTCAGGGTCCTCCTGCAAAAGCAAGCTCTGGGCATGAGCCTCAGTGTCCCAGCACCTCACACCCAG GAGGCTGCTGGTGCAAACGCTGCAGAAGTGATGCTATTAATCAGGAAGACACGACGACATGGCTGA
- the NMB gene encoding neuromedin-B isoform X2 produces the protein MTLRAGGARLLGGLLLFALLAAGAAPLGWDLPEPRSRASKIRVHPRGNLWATGHFMGKKSLEPPSPSLLGTAPHTSLRDQTPQLSHHLLRVLLQKQALGMSLSVPAPHTQHRRLLVQTLQK, from the exons ATGACCCTGCGGGCGGGGGGTGCTCGGCTGCTCGGCGGCCTCCTGCTCTTTGCTCTGCTCGCGGCCGGCGCCGCCCCGCTCGGCTGGGATCTCCCGGAGCCCCGCAGCCGGGCCAGCAAGATCCGAGTGCACCCGCGGGGCAACCTCTGGGCCACCG GTCACTTCATGGGCAAGAAGAGCTTGGAGCCCCCCAGCCCATCCCTACTGGGGACAGCTCCCCACACCTCCCTGAGGGACCAGACACCACAGCTGAGTCATCATCTGCTCAGGGTCCTCCTGCAAAAGCAAGCTCTGGGCATGAGCCTCAGTGTCCCAGCACCTCACACCCAG CACAGGAGGCTGCTGGTGCAAACGCTGCAGAAGTGA
- the SEC11A gene encoding signal peptidase complex catalytic subunit SEC11A isoform X1: protein MLSLDFLDDVRRMNKRQLYYQVLNFGMIVSSALMIWKGLMVITGSESPIVVVLSGSMEPAFHRGDLLFLTNRVEDPIRVGEIVVFRIEGREIPIVHRVLKIHEKQNGHIKFLTKGDNNAVDDRGLYKQGQHWLEKKDVVGRARGFVPYIGIVTILMNDYPKFKYAVLFLLGLFVLVHRE from the exons CTCTATTATCAAGTCCTAAATTTTGGAATGATTGTCTCCTCAGCACTAATGATCTGGAAGGGGTTAATGGTCATAACTGGAAGCGAAAGTCCGATTGTAGTGGTGCTCAG tGGCAGCATGGAACCTGCATTTCATAGAGGGGATCTTCTCTTTCTAACAAATCGAGTTGAAGATCCCATACGAGTGGGAGAAATTGTTGTTTTTAGGATAGAAGGAAGAGAGATTCCTATAGTTCACCGAGTCTTGAAGATTCATGAAAA GCAAAATGGACACATCAAGTTTTTAACCAAAGGAGATAATAATGCCGTTGATGATCGAGGCCTCTATAAACAAGGACAACATTGGTTAGAGAAAAAAGATGTCGTGGGAAGAGCAAGGGG atttGTTCCTTATATTGGGATTGTGACGATCCTCATGAATGACTATCCTAAATTTAAG TATGCTGTGCTCTTTTTGCTGGGTTTATTTGTGCTGGTCCATCGTGAGTAA
- the SEC11A gene encoding signal peptidase complex catalytic subunit SEC11A isoform X2: MIVSSALMIWKGLMVITGSESPIVVVLSGSMEPAFHRGDLLFLTNRVEDPIRVGEIVVFRIEGREIPIVHRVLKIHEKQNGHIKFLTKGDNNAVDDRGLYKQGQHWLEKKDVVGRARGFVPYIGIVTILMNDYPKFKYAVLFLLGLFVLVHRE, from the exons ATGATTGTCTCCTCAGCACTAATGATCTGGAAGGGGTTAATGGTCATAACTGGAAGCGAAAGTCCGATTGTAGTGGTGCTCAG tGGCAGCATGGAACCTGCATTTCATAGAGGGGATCTTCTCTTTCTAACAAATCGAGTTGAAGATCCCATACGAGTGGGAGAAATTGTTGTTTTTAGGATAGAAGGAAGAGAGATTCCTATAGTTCACCGAGTCTTGAAGATTCATGAAAA GCAAAATGGACACATCAAGTTTTTAACCAAAGGAGATAATAATGCCGTTGATGATCGAGGCCTCTATAAACAAGGACAACATTGGTTAGAGAAAAAAGATGTCGTGGGAAGAGCAAGGGG atttGTTCCTTATATTGGGATTGTGACGATCCTCATGAATGACTATCCTAAATTTAAG TATGCTGTGCTCTTTTTGCTGGGTTTATTTGTGCTGGTCCATCGTGAGTAA